The Halobacterium hubeiense genome contains the following window.
ACTCGAAGTTCTCCGTGAGGAGAATCGCGTCCACCGGACAGACCTCCTCGCAGAGCCGACAGTAGATGCACTGGCCGACGTGGAGGTTGTACTGCTCGCCGTTGCGCTGCTTGTCCGTCACGATCTGGATGGTGTCGTTCGGGCAGACGTTCTCGCACTGGCGACACCAGATGCAGCGTTCTTGGCTGAACTTGTGCACGCCGCGGAAGCGCGGACTGACTTCCGGCGCTTCCTCCGGGTACTCGACGGTGAACGTGTCACCGTCGAGGGCGTGTTTCATCGTCGTTGCCATCCCTTTGAGTAGTCCAATCATATTCCGAGCACCCCGAGGATAACTGCGGTGAGCACGAGATTAGCAAAGGAGAGGACCAGCAGGCCCTTCCAGCCAATCTCGATAATCTGGTCGATGCGCACGCGGGGGACCGCCGACCGGCACCACTGCGTGAACAGGAACACCGCCCAGATCTTGATGGTGAACCAGACGAACCCGGGGAGGAACGGTCCCGCCGGGCCGCCGAGGAACAGCGTCGCGATGATGGCGCCGCCGAGGAAGATGTGGACGAACTCGCCGAGGTAGAACAGCACGAAGTACACCGAGGAGTACTCGGTCTGGTAGCCACCGACGATTTCGGTCGGCGCTTCGGGCGTGTCGAAGGGGTTGCGGCCCACCTCCGCGAGGTTCGCCACCATGAACAGCACGAACGCGAACGGGTTGACGAACGCGAACCACGCCGGAATCCGGAGCCCGGCGATGGTCGTCAGTTCCGCGCTCTGGGCGGCGACGATTTCGCTCATCTGCAGCGACCCCGTGAACAGCACGACGGAGGCCGCGGTGACGACGAGCGGAATCTCGTAGGCGATGTTCTGTGCGACGGCCCGCAGGCCGCCGAGCAGGCTGTACTTGTTGTTCGACGCGTACCCGCCCATCAGGAGCCCGAGGCTCGCGATGGAGGCGACGGCGAACACGAACACCAGCCCCGTCTCGGGGTCGGCGAGGTGGATGCCGTTGCCCATCGGAATCACGGCGAAGCCGAGAATCGCCGAGCCCGCGAGCACGACCGGCGCGATGTCGTAGGCGGGCCGGTCGGAGCCCTCGGGGATGATGAGCTCCTTCGACAGCAGGCGGACCGCGTCGACGATGATGGTCCCCAGCCCCATCGGGCCGATGCGGTTGACGGAGACGCGGTCCGTGAACGCCGCGGTAATCTTCCGTTTCGCCCACGGGCCGGCGAACGCCGTCATCGTCAGCATGATGGTGCCGACGAGCGCCGCGCCGAGCAGCATCGACAACAGCTCCCCGGCGAAGCCGCCGATGCCGAGGATGTCGCTGATGGTGTCGGGGAGTGGCGTCGCCGTCGCCATCTACCTGTCCACCTCCCCGAGAATCACGTCGAGGCTGCCGAGCGTGGCGATGAGGTCCGGGATGTACTCGCCGGTGGACATCTCCTGGAGCGCGGAGAGGTTCGAGAACGCCGGGCTGCGAATCTTGAAGCGGCCGGGCTTCTCGGTGCCGTCCGCGCGGATGTAGATGCCGAGTTCGCCCTTCGCGCCCTCGACGGTGCGGTAGGTCTCCTTGCCGGCTTCCGGCTTGAGGGTGCGCGGGACGTTGGCCTGAATCTCGCGCTCGTCCTCCGGCCAGTCCTCCAGCAGGTCGACGCACTGCTCGATGATGCGGGCGGACTGCTCGATTTCGCGCATCCGCACGAGGAGGCGCGCGAAGTTGTCGCCGCCGTCCTCGGTGACGACGTCCCACTCCAGCTCGTCGTAGTAGCCGTAGGGGTCGTCGCGGCGGACGTCGTAGTCGATGCCGGAGCCGCGGGCGACCGGGCCCGTGACGCCGTAGTCTTTTGCGACCTCGGGGTCGAGGTAGCCGGTGTCGACGCACCGCGACTGGAAGATCTCGTTCTCCGTGATGAGGTCGTGGTACTCGTCGAGCTTCGCCGGGAGGTCGTCGAGGAAGTCCCGGACGTTCTCGAAGTACTCCTCGCGGGGCTCGGGGATGTCCCAGACGACCCCGCCCAGTCGGAGGTAGTTGAACATCATGCGCTGGCCGGTGAGGTCCTCCAGGAGGTTCTGGACGATCTCCCGGTCCCGCATGCCGTACATGAAGATGGCGGTGAAGTCGCCGTAGAGGTCCAGTGCGAACGTCGCAGTGGCGAGCAGGTGGCAGGCGATGCGGCACATCTCCGCGCCCATCGTCCGGATGACCTGCGCGTACTCGGGGACCTCGATGTCCGCGAGGTCCTCGGCGGCGCGGGCGTACGCCCACTCGTTGATGATGCCGCCCGGGCCGTAGTCCCAGCGGTCGGGGTACGGCATAATCTGGTAGCGGTACGTCCCCTTCTGGGCCATCTGCTCCTCACAGCGGTGGAGGTAGCCGATGTCGGGGTTGACGTCCGCGACCTGCTCGCCGTCCAGCACCGTCTCGACGTGGAGGACGCCGTGCGTGGCGGGGTGGTGGGGACCGATGTTGAGGTACATCGTGTCCGAGTCCTCGCCGCCGCGGGCGTGGTCCTCCAGCGGGTTGGCGTTCTCCTCGAACGTGACAATCTGGGGCTTGTCCTGGTTGTAGTCCAGACCCAGGGGGTGGCCCTGCCACGTGTCGGGGAGGAGGATGCGTTCGAGGTTCGGATGGTCGTCGTACTCGATGCCGACGAGGTCGTAGGCCTCCCGCTCGTGCCAGTCGGCGGTGCGGAACACGGGCGCCGCGCTCTCGCTGACCGGCTCCTCGCGGGAGGTCGGCACGACGACGCTGACCTCGTTGGTCGGGTCGTCGTACTGCTTGAGGTGGTAGATGCTCTCGAAGCGGTCCTCGTGTTCCTCCGCGGTGACACACGAGAGGTGGTCGAAGCCGGCCTCCTCTCGAAGCGTCTGGAGGACGTCCTGGACGGCGTCCGCGCGGACGACGTACGCGTCGGCGTTGAGGTGCTGTTCGCGGTCGAGGACGTGGTCGCCGAGCAGCTCCTCGATGGCGTCACCGTCGACGTCGCCGGACTCGGTCGTCGGCGGTTCGGCGTTCCGTTCGTCGTACGTGCTCATGGCGAATCAGCCCAGTTGTAGCGCATGACGAGCGTCTCCTCGTCGATGTCGTCTGCGAGCTTCTGGACCATCTCGTCGCGGTCGAGGTCCCCGAACTGTTCGAGCTCGTAGGGCTTGACCGTGACCGGCGAGGACTCGCCGTTGGCGATGCGTTCCTGGAGCTTCGCGACGCCGTAGACGAGCGCTTCGGGGCGGGGCGGGCAGCCGGGGATGTGGATGTCCACGGGGATGACCTCCTCGGCGCCCTTCACGACGTTGTACCCCTCCTGGAAGGGGCCGCCGGAGGCCGTGCAGTTGCCCATGCCGACGACGAACTTCGGCTCGGGCATCTGGTCGTAGACGCGCTTCATGCGCGGGGCGAACTTCGAGACGATAGTCCCCGGCACGATCATCACGTCGGCCTGCCGCGGGGACGCCCGCGGGACGCCGGCGTGGAAGCGGTCGAGGTCGTGTTTGACCGAGTACGTGTGCATCATTTCGATGCTGCAGCAAGCGATACCGAACTGCAGCATGAACATGCTCGACCCCCGGACCCAGTTCATGAACTTGTCGAACTTCGTGAGGATGAACGGCGTCGAGCCGAACGCCTCCCGGAGTTTCGAGTTGAACCGGTTGTCGACGCCCTCCCCCATTCGGGCCTCGCGGGTGTCGGTCAGCGGTTCGCTGGCTCCCGTAATACTGTCGCGTGGTTGGTCACTGCTCATGTGGTTTTCCTCCGTGCCGCGGTGTTCGCACCCACCGAACGACGCCCTTGCGCCACGCCCACGCGAGGCCGACGACGAGCACGCCGATGAAGACGAGCATCGGCAGCAGCGCGCGCGTCAGGCCGGCGGACTGGACGGCGTCCTGGTAGATGACGGTCCACGGGAAGATGAGAACGGTCTCGATGTCGAACACGAGGAACAGCAGCGCGACCATGTAGTACTGGATGTTGAACTGGACGCGCGCGTCCCCCGTCGGAACCTCGCCACTCTCGTAGGTGGCTCGCTTCCCTTGTTCAGGTACGGTCGGGCGCAACAACGAGGACACCGTCATCATCGTTACCGGGATGAGGATGCCCACGAGCGCCAACATACCGATGGCGATCCATGGATTCATAGGAGTGTCTCCGTGACGAGCGGGAGTTTGGACCCCACGCCCATAAACGTTGATTTATGCCCGCACGGCCGCACGCGGCAGAATTTTGGCGTTTCAGGGCGACTGCGGCGTTCGGGCGTCGGGGAGGTGACTGGTCAGTCCCGGCTCGCCCGGAAGCCCGGCGTCCCGCGTTCGTGCAGTTCGCGGGACACGTCCGCGACCCCCTCGCTCTGGTCGGCGTGGAGGTCGCGGAGTCGCTGCGCGAGCTCGTCGTCGCCGGTCGCGAGGAACTGCGCGGCCGACAGCCCCGCATTGTAGGACTTGCCGGCGTCCACGGCCGTGATGGGGGCGCCCGTCGGCATCCCGATGACCGAGTCCACGGACTTCTCCTGCACTGGGACGCCGACGACCGGAATCGGGTACGCCAGCGACGCGGTCATGTTCGGGAGGTCCGCGGACTTCCCGCCGGCGCCCGCGATGATGACGTCGAGCCCGCGGTCGGCGGCGGTCTCCGCGTACGCGTACATCAGGTCCGGCGTCCGGTGCGCGGAGACGACCCACGACTCGAAGGAGTACCCCTCCGGTGGGTCGTCGTAGTCCGTGACTTCTGCGAACCCGAGGTCGACGAGCGCGTCGTGGGCGCCCGCCATCACGTCGAGGTCGCTGTCGCTGCCCATGATAATCCCGACGTCGGGCGTCTGCTCGCTGGGGCGGTCCCGTGCGGCTTCCGATTCGAACAGCTCGACGAGGTCTGTGACTGTGGTCATTGGTTGAACGAGAGAGCGTCGCGGGCGGCGCGAGCGCGCATCAGGAGTTCGCCGCGGTCGTCGCCGACGACCGTCAGGTGGCCCATCTTCCGGAGCGGGCGGACGTCGCGCTTGCCGTACCAGTGGAGGGCGATGCGGTCGTCCCGCAGCGCGCTCGTCACGCCCGCCAGTTCGGCGGGGCGCTCCTCGGCGTCGGGGTCGCCGAGCACGTTCGCCATCACGGTCGGCTGGCGGAGCGTCGTGTCCCCGAGCGGGAGCCCGCAGAGCGCGCGGGCGAACTGCTCGAACTGCGAGGTGTGACAGCCCTCGATGGTGTAGTGCCCGGAGTTGTGCGGGCGGGGCGCCACCTCGTTGACGAGAATTCGGCCGTCGGCCTCGAACAGTTCGACGCCGAAGACGCCGCGGCCGTCCAGCGCGTCCAGCACGTTCTCGGCGACCGCAGTCGCGTCCTCGCGGACGCGCTCGCTGGTGCGCGCCGGCACGACCGACTCCCGGAGAATCTCTGCCTCGTGGATGTTCTCCGCGACCGGGAACGCCGCCGTCTCGCCGTCGCCGCTGGCCGCGATGACCGACAGCTCGCGGTCGAAGTCCACGAGCTCCTCGGCGACCAGCCCGTCGAGGCCGTCGAAGGTCTCGCGGGCCTCCGCGACCGTCTCCACGGGCGCGTTCCCGCGGCCGTCGTAGCCGCCGGTGCGCTGTTTCAGCATCAGCGGTCGGCCGAACTCCTCGAAGGCGGCTTCGAGATCGTCGGCGTCGTTGACCGCGCGGAACGACGGGACGGGGACGCCGGCGTCCGCGAACGCTCGGTTCTGCACGAGCTTGTCCTGAATCGTCTCCAGCGTCCCCGGCGAGGGGTGGACGGGCACGTCGTGTTCGTCGCCGACGTCCGCGAGCGCTTCGGGGTCCGCGAGCTCGATTTCGTACGTGAGCACGTCCGCGCGCTCGGCGAGCTCGCGGATGGCGTCGCGGTCGTCGAACTCGCCGACGATTTGGTCGGCGGCGGGCGGGCACGCCGGGCAGTCCGGCGTCGGGTCGAGGACGACCACCTCGACGCCCAGCGGGCTCGCGGCCTCCGCGAGCATCCGGCCGAGCTGGCCGCCGCCGACGACCCCGACTGTCGCTCCGGGAACGGGTACCGTCATCACCCGTGACTTCCGCCTACTCCTGCATAAGAATTGCCGAACCGGCCGACGAAGTATCCACGCCCGTGGTTATTCAGGCTCGGCGAAGCCCGGTGCCTCCGTGTCCACGAAGACCACGATTACCGTGTCCGTCGCCGTGAGTTCGTACGTCCACCCCTCGTACTCGGCGCCGAGGTGCTCGCGGACGCCCCGGTAGTTCTTCGCCTCGGTCACGACGACCGGCGCGTCGGTGGTCGCCACGCTGCCGGTGACGTTCCCCGCTGTCGGTTCGGTCAGCCGCGTCGTGGAGTCGGTCACCGCGTCCGCGCGCTCGGTGTACCACGGCAGCGGCAGCCGATTGAACCAGTTCGTCCCCGCGACGCTGTCCGGGTCGGAGGCGTCGTACTCGCCGGTGACGTGGAAGTGACTGCCGTAGTAGAGCACGTCCGTCCCGTCGTTCTCGGGGGCGATGCGCTCGATTCGATCCAGCGTCGCACGCATGTCGCTGCCGGGTTGGCCGTACTGGACGAGCGCGTTCTCGTCGTCCTGCGGCATCAGGTACGACGTCTCCGCGGTGACGGCGCCCATCTGTCCGACCGCTGCGAGCAACACGAGCGCGGCGAGGGCGACGCCGACGCGGTCGTCGCTCCGGTAGGCCGACCGGCCGCGGTCTACGACCACGCGCACGCCGACGGCCGCGGGAATCGCCAGCGGAACCACCGCGTGGACGACCGACCAGTGCCCGGAGATGTCCGTAATCGCGGGGTAGACGACGACCGACGCGACCGCCCAGTAGCCCGCGAACAGCACGAGGTCACGGGGCTCGTCGGCGACGTAGCGCTCCGCGAGGAAGCCGACGACCGCGGCGGCGACGAGCATCAGCGACGCCGCGCCGAGCGTCCGCAGCGCGTCCGCGAGGAACGCGACGTAGCTGTGCTGGCGGGAGGCGCTGCCGCTGACGCCCCACGTGCTCCAAAACTCCGTCCACGCGCCGGCCGTGCCGGCGGCGACGACGCCCGGCAGTTGTGTCGGGTTCGCGAGCGCGGTGTAGAACTCCGGGCGGGGCGCGTAGAAGACGACGACCACGACGAAGAACGCGAGTACGCCGCCCGCGATGGCGCGGCGCCACGCGAACAGTCCGCTGCCGACGCGCCGGAGGTTCTCGTGGAGCACGCGCTCGAAGGATTCGTCGCGCTTGCGCGCCGTGAACAGCTGTTCGTCCAACAGGAGCGCGCTCGCGCCGACGAACATCGCGACGTAGACGAGCGCGTTCTCCTTGGTCGTGAACGCCAGCCCGAGCACCGCGCCGGCGGCGACGAGGTAGCCGCCGCGGC
Protein-coding sequences here:
- a CDS encoding complex I subunit 1/NuoH family protein; protein product: MATATPLPDTISDILGIGGFAGELLSMLLGAALVGTIMLTMTAFAGPWAKRKITAAFTDRVSVNRIGPMGLGTIIVDAVRLLSKELIIPEGSDRPAYDIAPVVLAGSAILGFAVIPMGNGIHLADPETGLVFVFAVASIASLGLLMGGYASNNKYSLLGGLRAVAQNIAYEIPLVVTAASVVLFTGSLQMSEIVAAQSAELTTIAGLRIPAWFAFVNPFAFVLFMVANLAEVGRNPFDTPEAPTEIVGGYQTEYSSVYFVLFYLGEFVHIFLGGAIIATLFLGGPAGPFLPGFVWFTIKIWAVFLFTQWCRSAVPRVRIDQIIEIGWKGLLVLSFANLVLTAVILGVLGI
- a CDS encoding NADH-quinone oxidoreductase subunit B, with protein sequence MSSDQPRDSITGASEPLTDTREARMGEGVDNRFNSKLREAFGSTPFILTKFDKFMNWVRGSSMFMLQFGIACCSIEMMHTYSVKHDLDRFHAGVPRASPRQADVMIVPGTIVSKFAPRMKRVYDQMPEPKFVVGMGNCTASGGPFQEGYNVVKGAEEVIPVDIHIPGCPPRPEALVYGVAKLQERIANGESSPVTVKPYELEQFGDLDRDEMVQKLADDIDEETLVMRYNWADSP
- a CDS encoding NuoI/complex I 23 kDa subunit family protein, with the translated sequence MIGLLKGMATTMKHALDGDTFTVEYPEEAPEVSPRFRGVHKFSQERCIWCRQCENVCPNDTIQIVTDKQRNGEQYNLHVGQCIYCRLCEEVCPVDAILLTENFEFTGDTKHDLVFNKEQLKNVPWYNDLDPLASREPDRGAWVGEGEGEVDYQ
- the purE gene encoding 5-(carboxyamino)imidazole ribonucleotide mutase; the protein is MTTVTDLVELFESEAARDRPSEQTPDVGIIMGSDSDLDVMAGAHDALVDLGFAEVTDYDDPPEGYSFESWVVSAHRTPDLMYAYAETAADRGLDVIIAGAGGKSADLPNMTASLAYPIPVVGVPVQEKSVDSVIGMPTGAPITAVDAGKSYNAGLSAAQFLATGDDELAQRLRDLHADQSEGVADVSRELHERGTPGFRASRD
- a CDS encoding NADH-quinone oxidoreductase subunit D, translated to MSTYDERNAEPPTTESGDVDGDAIEELLGDHVLDREQHLNADAYVVRADAVQDVLQTLREEAGFDHLSCVTAEEHEDRFESIYHLKQYDDPTNEVSVVVPTSREEPVSESAAPVFRTADWHEREAYDLVGIEYDDHPNLERILLPDTWQGHPLGLDYNQDKPQIVTFEENANPLEDHARGGEDSDTMYLNIGPHHPATHGVLHVETVLDGEQVADVNPDIGYLHRCEEQMAQKGTYRYQIMPYPDRWDYGPGGIINEWAYARAAEDLADIEVPEYAQVIRTMGAEMCRIACHLLATATFALDLYGDFTAIFMYGMRDREIVQNLLEDLTGQRMMFNYLRLGGVVWDIPEPREEYFENVRDFLDDLPAKLDEYHDLITENEIFQSRCVDTGYLDPEVAKDYGVTGPVARGSGIDYDVRRDDPYGYYDELEWDVVTEDGGDNFARLLVRMREIEQSARIIEQCVDLLEDWPEDEREIQANVPRTLKPEAGKETYRTVEGAKGELGIYIRADGTEKPGRFKIRSPAFSNLSALQEMSTGEYIPDLIATLGSLDVILGEVDR
- a CDS encoding NADH-quinone oxidoreductase subunit A; the protein is MNPWIAIGMLALVGILIPVTMMTVSSLLRPTVPEQGKRATYESGEVPTGDARVQFNIQYYMVALLFLVFDIETVLIFPWTVIYQDAVQSAGLTRALLPMLVFIGVLVVGLAWAWRKGVVRWVRTPRHGGKPHEQ
- a CDS encoding flippase activity-associated protein Agl23, which gives rise to MPSFGRRRTTALAVGLAVLAALALRFVALGDRIFHWDEARVGYWVLQYAASGEWAYRAIVHGPFLFHVNESLFGVFGSSDAVARAPVAVVGALLPATAWLFRARLDDVEVAALAGLLALNPVLVYYSRFMRSDVLVAAFSFAALGLAVRALDTRRGGYLVAAGAVLGLAFTTKENALVYVAMFVGASALLLDEQLFTARKRDESFERVLHENLRRVGSGLFAWRRAIAGGVLAFFVVVVVFYAPRPEFYTALANPTQLPGVVAAGTAGAWTEFWSTWGVSGSASRQHSYVAFLADALRTLGAASLMLVAAAVVGFLAERYVADEPRDLVLFAGYWAVASVVVYPAITDISGHWSVVHAVVPLAIPAAVGVRVVVDRGRSAYRSDDRVGVALAALVLLAAVGQMGAVTAETSYLMPQDDENALVQYGQPGSDMRATLDRIERIAPENDGTDVLYYGSHFHVTGEYDASDPDSVAGTNWFNRLPLPWYTERADAVTDSTTRLTEPTAGNVTGSVATTDAPVVVTEAKNYRGVREHLGAEYEGWTYELTATDTVIVVFVDTEAPGFAEPE
- a CDS encoding 5-(carboxyamino)imidazole ribonucleotide synthase; this translates as MMTVPVPGATVGVVGGGQLGRMLAEAASPLGVEVVVLDPTPDCPACPPAADQIVGEFDDRDAIRELAERADVLTYEIELADPEALADVGDEHDVPVHPSPGTLETIQDKLVQNRAFADAGVPVPSFRAVNDADDLEAAFEEFGRPLMLKQRTGGYDGRGNAPVETVAEARETFDGLDGLVAEELVDFDRELSVIAASGDGETAAFPVAENIHEAEILRESVVPARTSERVREDATAVAENVLDALDGRGVFGVELFEADGRILVNEVAPRPHNSGHYTIEGCHTSQFEQFARALCGLPLGDTTLRQPTVMANVLGDPDAEERPAELAGVTSALRDDRIALHWYGKRDVRPLRKMGHLTVVGDDRGELLMRARAARDALSFNQ